In Apostichopus japonicus isolate 1M-3 chromosome 5, ASM3797524v1, whole genome shotgun sequence, a single window of DNA contains:
- the LOC139968101 gene encoding palmitoyltransferase ZDHHC16-like isoform X2, producing the protein MKLARLNSSVLRSLLEHCRMASFALRSITYNSFTNKSAMVDVAVEPLLWMVEKITKYLGPIMVVMVIILCSLILVILYVFGAPFVLSEQGWFPFIFHIVFGHWLFLNTLFNYYKGVTTPPGYPPAVLSDTSVATICKKCIAPKPPRTHHCSLCNKCVLKMDHHCPWLNNCVGHFNHRYFISFCIYMTLGTAYISIFIWPLFAREFFDAKKTFKSLLQGSLLFYFLKYNVKEPELEENVPSGHTHTGSWTDYDSVQHKAVTFLFFLTFSVVLALGMLTMWHARLISKGETSIEKNINNKERRRLKQLNVEYKNPYDFGFRQNWRDLLGLSEKRTFWRHILFPSSHPPNGDGIHWKRIPTPGFVTKNGNSFHSC; encoded by the exons ATGAAACTGGCAAGACTGAATTCATCGGTGCTCCGGAGCCTCCTCGAACATTGCCGAATGGCTTCCTTTGCTTTGAGGTCTATAACTTACAATTCCTTCACAAATAAATCTGCTATGGTAGATGTTGCAGTAGAGCCTCTGTTATGGATGGTggaaaaaataaccaaatacCTCGGACCA atTATGGTCGTTATGGTGATTATTCTCTGTTCGTTGATCCTGGTCATTCTGTACGTATTCGGTGCTCCTTTCGTTCTCAGTGAGCAAGGATGGTTtcctttcatatttcatatcgTCTTTGGTCATTGGCTGTTTCTCAACACACTGTTCAATTACTACAAAGGGGTTACAACGCCACCTGGATACCCACCAGCT GTACTTTCCGATACTAGTGTTGCGACGATATGCAAGAAATGCATCGCTCCTAAGCCACCAAGAACTCACCACTGTAGCTTGTGCAATAAATGTGTCCTGAAAATGGATCACCATTGTC CCTGGCTGAACAACTGTGTCGGTCATTTCAACCACCGTTACTTCATatctttctgtatatatatgacTCTTGGTACAGCGTACATTAGCATTTTTATCTGGCCTCTTTTTGCCCGAGAATTTTTTGATGCCAAG AAAACATTCAAAAGCCTTCTTCAAGGGTCGCTGCTGTTTTATTTCTTGAAATATAACGTCAAAGAACCTGAGTTG GAAGAGAATGTCCCAAGCGGTCACACCCACACCGGTTCATGGACAGACTACGACAGCGTCCAACACAAAGCCGTCACGTTCCTGTTCTTCCTAACGTTCAGTGTTGTATTGGCTCTAGGAATGTTGACCATGTGGCATGCACGACTGATTAGTAAAGGAGAGACGAGTATAGAGaagaatataaataacaaagagAGAAGACGACTAAAACAGTTAAATGTG GAATATAaaaacccttatgattttggttTTAGGCAGAATTGGAGGGACTTACTTGGATTGTCAGAAAAACG GACCTTCTGGAGACATATACTTTTTCCTTCATCTCATCCGCCGAACGGAGACGGCATTCACTGGAAAAGAATCCCAACCCCAGGATTTGTCACCAAAAATGGAAATTCTTTCCACTCCTGTTGA
- the LOC139968101 gene encoding palmitoyltransferase ZDHHC16-like isoform X1, which yields MKLARLNSSVLRSLLEHCRMASFALRSITYNSFTNKSAMVDVAVEPLLWMVEKITKYLGPIMVVMVIILCSLILVILYVFGAPFVLSEQGWFPFIFHIVFGHWLFLNTLFNYYKGVTTPPGYPPATPGGRCSVCFKVLSDTSVATICKKCIAPKPPRTHHCSLCNKCVLKMDHHCPWLNNCVGHFNHRYFISFCIYMTLGTAYISIFIWPLFAREFFDAKKTFKSLLQGSLLFYFLKYNVKEPELEENVPSGHTHTGSWTDYDSVQHKAVTFLFFLTFSVVLALGMLTMWHARLISKGETSIEKNINNKERRRLKQLNVEYKNPYDFGFRQNWRDLLGLSEKRTFWRHILFPSSHPPNGDGIHWKRIPTPGFVTKNGNSFHSC from the exons ATGAAACTGGCAAGACTGAATTCATCGGTGCTCCGGAGCCTCCTCGAACATTGCCGAATGGCTTCCTTTGCTTTGAGGTCTATAACTTACAATTCCTTCACAAATAAATCTGCTATGGTAGATGTTGCAGTAGAGCCTCTGTTATGGATGGTggaaaaaataaccaaatacCTCGGACCA atTATGGTCGTTATGGTGATTATTCTCTGTTCGTTGATCCTGGTCATTCTGTACGTATTCGGTGCTCCTTTCGTTCTCAGTGAGCAAGGATGGTTtcctttcatatttcatatcgTCTTTGGTCATTGGCTGTTTCTCAACACACTGTTCAATTACTACAAAGGGGTTACAACGCCACCTGGATACCCACCAGCT ACACCAGGTGGTAGATGTTCTGTTTGCTTCAAG GTACTTTCCGATACTAGTGTTGCGACGATATGCAAGAAATGCATCGCTCCTAAGCCACCAAGAACTCACCACTGTAGCTTGTGCAATAAATGTGTCCTGAAAATGGATCACCATTGTC CCTGGCTGAACAACTGTGTCGGTCATTTCAACCACCGTTACTTCATatctttctgtatatatatgacTCTTGGTACAGCGTACATTAGCATTTTTATCTGGCCTCTTTTTGCCCGAGAATTTTTTGATGCCAAG AAAACATTCAAAAGCCTTCTTCAAGGGTCGCTGCTGTTTTATTTCTTGAAATATAACGTCAAAGAACCTGAGTTG GAAGAGAATGTCCCAAGCGGTCACACCCACACCGGTTCATGGACAGACTACGACAGCGTCCAACACAAAGCCGTCACGTTCCTGTTCTTCCTAACGTTCAGTGTTGTATTGGCTCTAGGAATGTTGACCATGTGGCATGCACGACTGATTAGTAAAGGAGAGACGAGTATAGAGaagaatataaataacaaagagAGAAGACGACTAAAACAGTTAAATGTG GAATATAaaaacccttatgattttggttTTAGGCAGAATTGGAGGGACTTACTTGGATTGTCAGAAAAACG GACCTTCTGGAGACATATACTTTTTCCTTCATCTCATCCGCCGAACGGAGACGGCATTCACTGGAAAAGAATCCCAACCCCAGGATTTGTCACCAAAAATGGAAATTCTTTCCACTCCTGTTGA
- the LOC139968104 gene encoding uncharacterized protein, whose product MIGIHANNLNDSVPKTVSTEMLKKGGKSTMVCTDLHSSPNVKSHATKEKLIEMEIESIRPNLTSSPRRQLSSVSSSGESIDWCTLMDEDDRRLTIIKEDMQRHKEKLARYAKSGISKDDRLLQTETDEVVLVRRQKQIEYGKNTQCYEKYREAVPKKMRKRGQHPSSPNKFQVCSRRSWDSQVRIWRRNLHQWDPNGKGQTKRLLSSDTGSDISSENDHPMDQEVSSLDTSVTSSVSSGLTASHEGSRSASPLTVGQEDNSKVPCAIQPLNNNAPPSYASIAAKFTPGKSSLAVRIPLNNPKTPTGTPAEDEVTLDPQMSPPPFNPTELLEALQRVGISTSELNNKAKNNRKSLVNKFSEMSSSDVTSNVNVSKDEDMKDLEECWN is encoded by the exons ATGATTGGAATTCACGCAAATAACTTGAATGATTCCGTCCCGAAGACCGTGTCGACTGAAATGCTCAAGAAAGGCGGAAAGAGCACTATGGTATGCACTGACCTACACAGCTCGCCTAACGTTAAGTCCCATGCCACCAAAGAGAAGCTAATAGAAATGGAAATTGAAAG TATTAGGCCAAACTTGACAAGTTCACCAAGGAGACAACTATCCAGTGTTTCATCTTCTGGTGAGAGTATAGACTGGTGTACTCTGATGGATGAAGATGATCGAAGACTGACTATTATCAAGGAGGACATGCAAAGACATAAAGAAAAGTTAGCAAGATATGCCAAGTCAGGGATCTCTAAAGATGATCGTCT ACTTCAAACAGAAACAGATGAAGTTGTCTTAGTTAGAAGACAGAAGCAGATCGAATACGGGAAGAACACTCAATGCTATGAAAAGTACCGTGAAGCTGTCCCAAA GAAAATGAGAAAGCGAGGGCAGCATCCATCGTCACCAAACAAATTCCAGGTCTGCAGTCGTAGGTCGTGGGACAGTCAAGTCCGAATCTGGAGGAGAAATCTACACCAGTGGGATCCCAACGGTAAAGGACAAACAAAAAG ACTGCTGAGTAGTGATACCGGGTCTGATATCTCCTCTGAGAATGACCACCCAATGGACCAGGAGGTGTCCTCTCTGGACACCTCAGTAACCTCATCGGTCAGTTCCGGTTTGACTGCCAGTCACGAGGGCAGTAGATCTGCTTCACCGCTCACAGTTGGACAAGAGGACAACAGCAAGGTACCCTGTGCAATCCAACCGCTTAATAACAATGCCCCTCCATCGTACGCCAGCATTGCAGCTAAGTTCACTCCGGGAAAGTCTTCTCTCGCCGTACGCATACCTCTGAATAATCCAAAGacccccaccggtacccctGCCGAGGATGAAGTTACCCTGGACCCACAAatgtcccctcccccattcaACCCGACAGAATTATTAGAAGCCCTTCAAAGAGTAGGGATTTCCACTTCTGAATTGAACAATAAAGCAAAGAACAACAGGAAAAGCCTGGTTAATAAATTTTCCGAGATGTCGTCCTCGGATGTAACAAGCAACGTCAACGTGAGCAAGGACGAAGATATGAAAGATTTAGAGGAATGCTGGAATTAG